In a genomic window of Bacteroidetes bacterium SB0662_bin_6:
- a CDS encoding sulfatase-like hydrolase/transferase: MRFTCFFSVYLFAGFALLFFSGSPAFCQAQTPSSAPEASRPNIIFLLTDDQRADALGIAGHPVLETPHIDRLARDGARFTEAHVVAPVCMPSRVSFMNGQYERVHQIGFSSPNVLSETQWNQTYSALLRKAGYHVGFVGKIGLQQYSFRGSPLEKFDFWRGHDDWARFWPREFDHLAIYHDSEGEIVTPIMSESIERFLDQAPADRPFMLSVSFSAPHGSISGTMLYPDEQGLNRMFTPANTHPELADHPVYGSLYRDRGIVLPASRGDDTAQHISLDVHPREGRMTTYSYSYAGDDVLREYHIRYYQLIHGLDIAVGKLRESLERRGLADNTIIIFSSDHGLLMGEYSMGGKSLLYDVATRVPLIVYDPRTPAGGRGATIDELALSIDVPATIVSYAGLDVPQTMQGRSLRPLIEDPEAAWRDEIFLESLFLLRTGPFIEAVRTKDWKYVRYFRSDTSQYTAEDVDFEGRAPDFEQLFDLVNDSAEERNLIEDASQAARIASFRERSKQYSAELVQARKDMKKYPR; encoded by the coding sequence ATGCGTTTCACCTGTTTTTTTTCAGTCTATCTATTTGCGGGCTTTGCCCTGCTTTTTTTCTCCGGGTCGCCCGCTTTCTGCCAGGCGCAAACGCCTTCGTCTGCACCCGAGGCATCTCGCCCGAACATCATTTTTCTTCTGACCGACGATCAGCGGGCAGACGCTCTCGGGATTGCCGGTCACCCTGTGCTTGAGACGCCCCACATCGACCGGCTTGCGCGGGACGGCGCCCGGTTCACCGAAGCCCATGTCGTGGCGCCGGTGTGCATGCCGAGCCGCGTAAGTTTCATGAACGGCCAGTACGAGCGCGTGCATCAGATCGGTTTCTCGTCGCCAAATGTGCTTTCGGAAACCCAGTGGAATCAGACCTATTCCGCGCTCTTGCGCAAAGCGGGCTATCACGTCGGATTCGTCGGGAAAATCGGTCTCCAGCAGTATTCGTTTCGCGGCAGCCCGCTCGAAAAGTTCGATTTCTGGCGGGGCCATGACGACTGGGCGCGGTTCTGGCCCAGGGAATTCGATCATCTCGCCATCTACCATGACTCGGAAGGCGAGATCGTGACCCCGATTATGAGCGAGAGCATCGAGCGTTTTCTCGATCAGGCGCCCGCCGACCGTCCGTTTATGCTATCGGTCAGTTTTTCGGCCCCGCACGGATCCATTTCCGGCACTATGCTTTATCCGGACGAACAGGGTCTCAACCGTATGTTCACGCCTGCGAACACGCATCCCGAACTGGCGGATCACCCGGTGTACGGCTCCCTGTACCGGGATCGGGGGATTGTGCTTCCGGCTTCCCGGGGAGACGATACGGCGCAGCATATTTCGCTGGACGTGCACCCGCGCGAAGGGCGGATGACGACGTATTCCTATAGCTACGCCGGCGACGATGTGCTGCGTGAGTACCATATTCGTTACTACCAGTTGATCCATGGATTGGATATCGCGGTCGGCAAACTGCGCGAGAGCCTCGAGCGACGGGGTCTGGCGGACAACACGATCATCATCTTTTCGAGCGATCACGGTTTGTTGATGGGCGAGTATTCGATGGGCGGCAAATCCCTGCTCTACGATGTGGCTACGCGCGTTCCGCTCATCGTGTACGATCCCCGAACACCGGCAGGCGGGCGCGGCGCCACAATCGACGAGCTTGCACTCAGCATCGATGTGCCCGCGACCATCGTTTCCTACGCCGGTCTCGATGTGCCGCAGACCATGCAGGGCCGCAGCCTGCGCCCGCTTATCGAGGATCCCGAGGCGGCATGGCGGGACGAGATATTCCTTGAAAGCCTCTTTCTGTTACGTACGGGACCGTTTATCGAGGCGGTTCGGACGAAGGACTGGAAGTATGTCCGTTATTTCCGTAGCGATACGTCACAGTACACCGCGGAAGATGTGGATTTCGAAGGGAGAGCGCCGGATTTCGAGCAGTTGTTCGATCTGGTCAACGATTCCGCGGAGGAGCGCAACCTGATTGAGGACGCCTCGCAGGCAGCCCGGATCGCTTCGTTCCGGGAACGCAGCAAGCAATACTCGGCGGAACTGGTGCAGGCCCGCAAGGACATGAAAAAGTATCCCCGGTAG
- a CDS encoding SGNH/GDSL hydrolase family protein: protein MRNPVHKPALFLALCALILAGGCAGEEDAPEAADTQPTPAIRIVFFGDSITEAGVFPGGYVTLVSEALTEQYPGGTVEVIGAGISGHKVPDLQERLDRDVLVHDPTHVVIYIGINDVWHFYEFDHVTGTEREVFEEGLHDLISTMQRAGVHVSLCTPSVIGEDPASDTEVNQALMEYADISRAVAEASGATLCDLRAAFEDHLAAHNPDKHYEGVLTTDGVHLNEEGNRFVADLMLQHLERLLEQ from the coding sequence ATGCGTAATCCCGTTCACAAACCAGCACTCTTTCTGGCGCTTTGCGCCCTGATTCTGGCCGGCGGCTGCGCCGGAGAGGAAGACGCTCCGGAAGCTGCCGATACACAGCCGACTCCCGCCATACGCATCGTCTTCTTCGGGGACTCCATCACCGAAGCGGGCGTCTTTCCGGGAGGATATGTCACCCTGGTGTCGGAAGCCCTGACGGAACAATACCCCGGGGGCACGGTCGAGGTGATCGGCGCGGGCATAAGCGGGCATAAGGTGCCCGATCTGCAGGAACGACTTGATCGCGATGTGCTGGTCCACGATCCCACGCATGTGGTGATCTATATCGGCATCAACGATGTCTGGCATTTCTATGAATTCGATCATGTCACGGGCACGGAACGGGAAGTGTTCGAGGAAGGATTGCACGATCTGATCTCGACCATGCAGCGTGCGGGTGTGCATGTCTCCCTGTGTACCCCCAGCGTGATCGGGGAAGACCCGGCCAGCGACACGGAGGTCAATCAGGCACTCATGGAATACGCGGATATTTCACGCGCTGTGGCGGAGGCTTCCGGAGCTACCCTGTGCGACTTGCGGGCTGCGTTCGAGGATCATCTCGCAGCACACAATCCCGACAAACACTACGAGGGCGTGCTGACGACAGACGGCGTGCACCTCAACGAGGAGGGTAACCGGTTCGTCGCCGACCTGATGCTGCAACACCTCGAACGGCTACTCGAGCAGTGA